One Tamlana carrageenivorans genomic region harbors:
- a CDS encoding helix-turn-helix domain-containing protein, with the protein MNNSIGYRIKKVRENKGISQEAMALELDITQSNYGRLEKSDNRLTIPKIQKIAKVLDITISYLFDEKSEKIINQHNNENVQAYNVETIINADKEHITSLKEEIAYLRELLKKEK; encoded by the coding sequence ATGAATAACAGTATTGGTTATAGAATTAAAAAAGTTAGAGAAAATAAAGGCATTTCTCAAGAAGCAATGGCATTAGAGTTAGATATTACACAATCTAACTATGGCAGATTAGAAAAAAGTGATAATAGGTTAACTATACCAAAAATTCAAAAAATAGCAAAAGTGTTGGATATTACAATATCCTATTTGTTTGATGAAAAATCTGAAAAAATTATTAACCAACATAATAACGAGAACGTACAAGCTTATAATGTAGAAACAATTATAAATGCAGATAAAGAGCATATTACTTCATTAAAAGAAGAAATAGCTTATTTGAGAGAGTTATTAAAAAAGGAAAAATAG
- a CDS encoding adenylosuccinate synthetase, translating into MKSLINFIALQLPIGTPNPDDNQPLDLSDPFEVIVFIILPIVIAILYFLWRKQKQKDKK; encoded by the coding sequence ATGAAATCCCTCATAAACTTTATAGCATTACAATTACCTATAGGAACACCAAATCCAGACGACAATCAGCCTCTGGATTTGTCTGACCCATTTGAGGTCATTGTGTTTATCATTTTACCTATAGTTATTGCAATTCTTTATTTTCTTTGGAGAAAACAAAAGCAGAAGGATAAAAAATAA
- a CDS encoding VOC family protein, with amino-acid sequence MTSSNNYPKSFSHIGITVPNIKEAVKFYSEVMGWYIIMEPSTVKKEKETAIGQMCIDVFGDDWTAFEIAHLATSDGIGIELFSFPNGIKEAPEFNPFNTGLFHFCVQDPNIEELIDKILSYGGKQRMPIRSYYPNDKPFKMCYVEDPFGIVFEIYTHSYELTYSSGAYSK; translated from the coding sequence ATGACAAGTAGTAACAATTATCCAAAATCATTTTCGCATATCGGAATAACCGTTCCAAATATAAAAGAAGCCGTTAAATTCTATTCGGAAGTTATGGGCTGGTACATCATTATGGAACCTTCAACCGTAAAAAAGGAAAAGGAAACCGCCATTGGTCAAATGTGCATTGACGTTTTCGGAGACGATTGGACAGCATTTGAAATTGCTCATTTAGCAACTTCCGATGGTATTGGAATAGAATTATTTTCTTTTCCGAATGGCATTAAAGAAGCACCAGAATTTAATCCTTTCAATACAGGGTTATTTCACTTTTGCGTTCAAGACCCCAATATTGAAGAACTTATTGATAAAATTTTGTCATACGGAGGAAAACAAAGAATGCCTATTAGATCATACTATCCAAATGACAAGCCATTCAAAATGTGTTATGTTGAAGACCCATTTGGAATTGTTTTTGAAATTTACACCCATAGTTATGAACTAACATATTCTTCGGGTGCTTATTCAAAATAA
- a CDS encoding winged helix-turn-helix transcriptional regulator — MNLIGTKWKPLILFHLLEGGLRSGVLQKKIPGISNKMFTQTVRDLEKDGLIFRKVYPVVPPKVEYELTIRGKSLEHILRSLDKWGLEDSQK; from the coding sequence ATGAATTTAATAGGAACAAAATGGAAACCTTTAATTCTATTTCATTTATTAGAAGGCGGTTTACGTTCAGGAGTATTACAAAAGAAAATTCCTGGGATTTCTAATAAAATGTTTACCCAAACAGTAAGAGATTTAGAAAAAGATGGTCTTATTTTTAGAAAAGTTTACCCTGTTGTTCCTCCTAAAGTGGAATACGAATTAACCATTCGAGGGAAATCCCTTGAGCATATTTTAAGAAGTTTGGATAAATGGGGATTGGAAGATAGTCAGAAATAA
- a CDS encoding DsbA family oxidoreductase — protein sequence MKKKLKIDMVSDVVCPWCTIGFKRLEKAIAELGIKDQVEVEWQPFELNPQMPKEGQNVTEHISEKYGSTLEQQKASQEQMTEIGEELGFKFDYFEDMRMVNTFEAHILLDYAKKYNKQTDLKMRLTTAFFSERKDVSSREVLKQALIDVGLNAEDGMALLDNDEVRYNIKSQEAFWQNAGVQSVPTVVFNRKSAVTGAQPVDVFKEVLSEMLENV from the coding sequence ATGAAAAAGAAACTAAAAATTGATATGGTATCCGATGTGGTGTGCCCATGGTGTACCATTGGATTTAAACGATTGGAAAAAGCCATTGCCGAACTAGGTATTAAAGACCAAGTAGAGGTGGAGTGGCAGCCTTTCGAGCTTAATCCACAAATGCCTAAAGAAGGCCAGAATGTAACCGAACACATTAGCGAAAAATACGGATCGACTTTAGAACAACAAAAAGCCTCTCAAGAACAAATGACTGAAATAGGTGAGGAGCTTGGCTTTAAATTCGATTATTTTGAAGATATGCGCATGGTTAATACGTTCGAAGCTCATATTTTATTGGATTATGCTAAAAAATATAACAAGCAAACCGATTTAAAAATGCGTTTAACTACGGCGTTTTTTAGTGAACGAAAAGATGTTTCTAGCCGTGAGGTTTTAAAGCAAGCTTTAATTGATGTTGGTTTAAATGCAGAAGATGGCATGGCATTATTAGACAATGACGAAGTGCGTTATAATATTAAAAGTCAGGAAGCTTTTTGGCAGAATGCTGGTGTTCAATCGGTTCCAACGGTTGTTTTTAACAGAAAAAGTGCGGTTACTGGGGCTCAACCGGTTGATGTATTTAAGGAGGTTTTAAGTGAGATGCTGGAAAACGTATAG